In one Nostoc sp. KVJ3 genomic region, the following are encoded:
- a CDS encoding tellurite resistance TerB C-terminal domain-containing protein: MQSVMISNRFILGIVAFSVSFGLSLVPNWDFNKAFLTGLITAVTIYAAALFVDKRRRNYEMFILGSLRKRIKEMEGLKARVVREINQIEEHHNLLYAESQQLQNQVTESRNQRDSLHRELRTIAGQKKQLETEINNLQIEINNLQKNQIELNNAFSVLTAEKRRLESNCNVSRAEITQLQSKISELQHDKQEVESNLTLLGRLKPQLEEKLYELRIAIQELEVETTQKNQLLIATKTERENIQAILNSSQTQLAEHKAELQQLQGQISLLQEERDSLQNQVWELLQQIETFNPEPLVDNFQEEDTELFPFSEIIETSAIIDTSQLEVSDNISEEWTDFLENLPGYELQVLKAIVEQDNPNAAIKKIAEANITMPNLLIDSINERANDTIGELIINSASESPEVYPEHITHVKKMIAMHKSLMARHSSSN, translated from the coding sequence ATGCAATCAGTAATGATCAGCAATCGATTTATACTAGGGATAGTTGCCTTTAGTGTGAGTTTTGGACTTAGCCTCGTCCCAAACTGGGATTTTAACAAAGCCTTTCTCACAGGTTTAATTACTGCCGTTACTATCTATGCAGCCGCATTATTTGTAGATAAGCGACGGAGAAATTATGAAATGTTTATTTTAGGATCTCTCCGCAAGCGAATTAAAGAAATGGAGGGATTGAAGGCTCGTGTTGTTAGAGAAATTAATCAAATCGAAGAACATCATAATTTATTATATGCTGAATCACAACAATTACAAAATCAAGTAACAGAAAGCCGTAACCAAAGGGATAGTTTGCATCGAGAATTAAGAACAATTGCCGGACAGAAAAAGCAATTAGAAACTGAAATAAATAATCTGCAAATTGAAATCAATAACTTGCAGAAAAATCAAATAGAATTAAACAATGCTTTTTCTGTCCTCACAGCAGAAAAGCGCCGTCTAGAGTCGAATTGTAATGTATCTCGTGCTGAAATCACCCAATTGCAAAGTAAAATTTCGGAACTCCAGCACGATAAACAAGAAGTTGAAAGTAATTTAACTCTTTTGGGTAGACTCAAACCCCAATTAGAAGAAAAACTATATGAGCTAAGAATTGCAATCCAAGAGCTAGAAGTTGAGACAACCCAAAAAAATCAATTGCTCATAGCTACAAAAACCGAAAGAGAAAATATCCAAGCTATCCTCAACTCTTCACAAACCCAACTAGCAGAACACAAAGCAGAATTACAGCAATTGCAAGGACAAATTTCATTATTGCAAGAAGAACGAGATTCATTGCAAAATCAAGTATGGGAATTACTTCAACAAATAGAAACATTTAATCCAGAACCTTTAGTTGATAATTTTCAAGAAGAGGATACTGAGTTGTTTCCTTTTTCTGAGATAATTGAAACTTCAGCAATCATAGATACTTCGCAACTTGAGGTATCAGATAATATATCTGAAGAATGGACTGATTTTCTCGAAAATCTCCCAGGATACGAACTACAAGTATTAAAAGCTATAGTCGAACAAGATAATCCTAATGCTGCTATTAAAAAAATTGCCGAAGCAAATATCACTATGCCGAATCTCTTAATTGATTCTATAAATGAACGGGCAAATGATACTATTGGTGAATTAATAATTAACTCAGCTTCGGAAAGTCCAGAAGTTTATCCTGAGCATATCACTCATGTCAAAAAAATGATTGCAATGCATAAAAGCCTCATGGCTAGACATAGTTCGTCAAATTAA
- a CDS encoding M16 family metallopeptidase — MTSTLRKFTRLHSPTLHQLPNGLTIIAEQMPVEAVNLNLWIKVGSAVESDAINGMAHFLEHMIFKGTERLASGEFERRIEERGAVTNAATSQDYTHYYITTAPKDFAQLAPLQIDVVSNASIPDDAFERERLVVLEEIRRSEDNPQRRTFRRAMETAYTELPYRRAVLGPESVISQLKPQQMRDFHHSWYQPQSITAVAVGNLPVEELIAIVAEGFTKTLSTDAIHRVSTNSPLNPESPFTEIVRREFRDESLQQARLVMVWRVPGMAQLDRTYGLDVLAGVLGHGRTSRLVRDLREERGLVSSISVSNMSNQLQGTFYISAKCAVENLAQVEDAIAQNIRKVQTELVTESEIARVRRRVANRFIFGNETPSDRTGLYGYYHSLVGDLEPALNYPDYIQSQDSTDLMQAAKEYLSPDAYGVVVVKP, encoded by the coding sequence ATGACTTCAACCCTACGGAAATTTACTCGTCTTCATAGCCCAACCCTGCATCAGTTACCTAATGGTTTGACAATCATCGCGGAACAAATGCCTGTTGAAGCTGTAAACCTCAACTTATGGATTAAAGTTGGTTCAGCCGTAGAATCTGATGCAATTAACGGTATGGCTCACTTTTTAGAGCACATGATTTTTAAAGGAACAGAAAGACTGGCTAGCGGCGAGTTTGAACGGCGAATTGAAGAACGGGGTGCTGTCACCAATGCCGCTACTAGCCAAGACTATACTCATTACTATATAACCACTGCCCCCAAAGACTTTGCCCAGCTTGCTCCACTACAAATAGATGTAGTATCAAATGCTAGTATTCCTGATGATGCTTTTGAACGTGAGCGATTAGTAGTTTTAGAAGAAATTAGGCGTTCAGAGGATAATCCCCAACGGCGGACATTTCGCCGGGCAATGGAAACAGCATATACTGAGCTACCTTACCGCCGTGCAGTATTGGGGCCAGAATCGGTAATTTCTCAACTTAAACCCCAGCAGATGCGGGATTTTCATCATAGTTGGTATCAACCCCAGTCAATTACTGCTGTAGCTGTGGGCAACTTGCCTGTGGAAGAATTAATTGCGATCGTTGCGGAAGGATTTACAAAAACACTCAGCACAGACGCGATTCATCGCGTCTCTACTAACTCCCCATTAAATCCTGAGTCACCATTTACAGAAATTGTCCGTCGAGAATTTAGAGATGAAAGTCTCCAGCAAGCAAGGTTAGTGATGGTTTGGCGGGTTCCAGGAATGGCGCAGTTAGATCGCACCTATGGATTGGATGTTTTAGCAGGAGTTTTGGGACATGGAAGGACATCTAGACTGGTAAGGGATTTACGAGAAGAACGGGGATTAGTTTCTTCAATTTCTGTGAGCAATATGAGCAATCAGCTGCAAGGGACATTTTATATTTCAGCTAAATGTGCAGTAGAAAATTTAGCACAAGTAGAGGATGCGATCGCTCAAAATATTCGCAAAGTCCAAACTGAGTTAGTCACAGAGTCAGAAATTGCCCGTGTGCGGCGGCGAGTAGCGAACAGATTTATTTTTGGCAACGAAACACCAAGCGATCGCACTGGATTATATGGTTATTATCATTCCTTGGTAGGAGATTTAGAACCAGCCTTGAATTACCCAGACTATATTCAGAGTCAAGATTCAACTGACTTAATGCAAGCAGCCAAAGAATATCTTTCTCCAGATGCTTATGGTGTAGTTGTCGTTAAACCGTAA
- a CDS encoding ATP-binding protein, translating to MPIASTSSYTKVQHLQRQAASLLLYQSVLQGEVGMAFLELLQAIRYTDSDARGCLQAYGTYFHALAAKNQNWEDYLITQILFSKNPFTKLAQVREFGEFPPALVAAVQHDLQILQSLYECSSASLSEWIQSVAHMPISPVVWYKEQELVGVETKFATYLQELDNWGDAVEELAAYYRQCGSGLFAEYRALRWQAGQFIGIRYPDPVKLSALVGYESQKDALLKNTEFLLSGEMALHVLLYGSRGSGKSSLVKSLLNEYSNRSLRLLEVTKSDLKDLPEIVEHLRGVSQKFIIFVDDLSFEEDDDAFKSLKVVLEGNLTARPQNVVVYATSNRRHLIREFFVDRPTPKDNEEIHAWDTMQEKLSFSDRFGLTLTFEPADQKTYLKIVQHLVAQTEINITQEDLEYQALQWATRHNGRSGRTARQFVDFLKADLRLFNINKDTSNTSD from the coding sequence ATGCCAATAGCAAGTACTTCTTCATATACAAAAGTTCAACATCTCCAGCGTCAAGCGGCCTCACTTTTACTGTACCAGTCTGTCCTCCAAGGCGAAGTGGGGATGGCATTTCTAGAACTGTTGCAAGCTATACGTTACACTGATTCTGATGCACGGGGTTGTCTTCAAGCCTACGGCACATACTTTCATGCTTTGGCTGCTAAAAATCAAAACTGGGAAGACTATTTAATTACTCAAATTCTTTTCTCTAAGAATCCTTTTACAAAGCTGGCCCAAGTCCGAGAATTTGGAGAATTCCCCCCAGCTTTAGTAGCAGCAGTTCAGCATGATTTACAAATATTGCAAAGCCTCTATGAATGTAGCAGCGCTTCTTTGAGTGAGTGGATACAAAGTGTAGCTCATATGCCCATTTCGCCAGTAGTGTGGTATAAAGAGCAAGAATTAGTAGGAGTAGAGACAAAGTTTGCTACATATCTACAAGAATTAGATAATTGGGGTGATGCTGTAGAAGAATTAGCGGCTTATTATCGGCAATGTGGCTCTGGTTTATTTGCAGAATATCGCGCTTTGCGTTGGCAAGCTGGGCAGTTTATCGGTATCCGATATCCAGATCCGGTTAAGCTGAGTGCGCTTGTAGGTTATGAGTCTCAAAAAGATGCTTTGCTGAAAAATACAGAGTTTTTATTATCAGGAGAGATGGCACTCCATGTATTACTTTATGGTAGTCGGGGTTCTGGCAAATCTTCTCTAGTGAAATCTTTGTTGAATGAATACAGTAATCGCAGTCTCCGCTTATTGGAAGTGACAAAATCTGATTTAAAAGACTTACCAGAAATTGTGGAACATTTACGAGGAGTGTCACAAAAATTTATCATCTTTGTCGACGATCTTTCCTTTGAAGAAGATGATGATGCCTTTAAATCGCTCAAGGTAGTTTTAGAAGGTAATTTAACCGCGCGGCCGCAAAATGTAGTTGTGTATGCTACTTCCAATCGCCGCCACCTGATTCGGGAATTTTTTGTGGATAGACCTACCCCCAAGGATAACGAGGAAATCCATGCTTGGGATACGATGCAGGAGAAACTTTCGTTTAGCGATCGCTTTGGTTTAACCTTGACCTTTGAACCAGCCGATCAGAAAACTTATTTGAAGATTGTACAACATCTAGTGGCACAAACTGAAATTAATATTACCCAAGAAGATTTGGAATATCAAGCATTACAATGGGCAACTCGTCACAACGGTCGTTCTGGAAGGACAGCACGGCAGTTTGTTGATTTTTTAAAAGCAGATTTAAGACTCTTTAATATAAATAAGGACACATCCAACACTTCTGATTAA
- a CDS encoding fructosamine kinase family protein — translation MWTQINAHISQVTGEKFQSQQRRSVGGGCINQGYAVSNGAIAYFVKLNQASQVAMFEAEALGLKEMLATASIRIPKPICWGVAENSSYIVLEWLELGNGDSNSWEEMGRKLAAMHQASSSQGFGWKINNTIGSTPQINTWTADWTEFYIKHRLGYQFQLARRRGASFPQQEKLLVAIPELLANRQVQPSLVHGDLWGGNAGCTTSGEPVIFDPATYFGDREVDIAMTELFGGFPAAFYKGYNEVFPLDADYEQRKTLYNLYHILNHFNLFGGGYASQANQMIEQILR, via the coding sequence ATGTGGACTCAAATCAATGCTCATATTAGCCAGGTGACTGGCGAAAAATTCCAGAGTCAGCAACGGCGATCGGTTGGTGGCGGATGCATCAACCAAGGTTATGCTGTTTCCAACGGTGCGATCGCCTACTTTGTCAAGCTAAACCAAGCCTCTCAAGTTGCGATGTTTGAGGCTGAGGCATTGGGTTTAAAGGAAATGCTAGCAACAGCTAGTATTCGCATCCCAAAACCTATTTGCTGGGGTGTAGCTGAGAATTCTAGCTACATTGTGCTGGAATGGTTAGAACTTGGTAATGGTGACAGCAATTCGTGGGAAGAGATGGGGCGCAAGTTAGCGGCGATGCATCAAGCTAGCAGTAGTCAAGGTTTTGGTTGGAAAATTAACAATACCATTGGTTCAACGCCCCAAATCAATACTTGGACAGCAGACTGGACAGAATTTTATATTAAACATCGCCTGGGTTATCAATTTCAGTTGGCAAGACGACGAGGAGCAAGTTTCCCGCAGCAAGAAAAATTATTAGTAGCTATCCCTGAACTATTGGCGAATCGCCAGGTGCAACCTTCTTTAGTACATGGCGATTTATGGGGCGGAAATGCCGGGTGTACTACGTCAGGAGAACCCGTGATTTTTGATCCAGCAACTTATTTTGGCGATCGCGAAGTTGATATTGCCATGACAGAATTGTTTGGTGGGTTCCCCGCAGCTTTTTACAAAGGTTATAACGAGGTTTTTCCTTTAGATGCAGACTATGAGCAAAGAAAAACTCTCTATAACCTGTATCACATTTTGAATCACTTCAATTTATTTGGCGGTGGTTATGCTTCTCAGGCGAACCAGATGATTGAGCAGATTTTGCGGTGA
- a CDS encoding TMEM14 family protein, whose protein sequence is MNLSIIAAFAYGILAIAGGIIGYIQARSRVSLLSGSISGLLLILAAYFQLQGQTWGSILAVLVTGVLVVVFAFRLAKTRKFMPAGLMTILGIVALVVMVNQMVALR, encoded by the coding sequence ATGAATTTAAGTATAATTGCTGCTTTTGCCTACGGCATATTAGCGATCGCTGGTGGCATTATTGGCTATATTCAAGCTAGAAGTAGGGTTTCACTGTTAAGTGGTAGTATTAGCGGTTTATTGCTAATACTTGCCGCTTACTTTCAGCTTCAAGGACAAACCTGGGGTTCAATTTTGGCAGTCTTAGTTACTGGTGTTTTAGTGGTAGTGTTTGCATTTCGACTGGCTAAAACACGCAAGTTTATGCCGGCGGGATTAATGACTATTTTGGGTATTGTGGCATTGGTGGTGATGGTAAATCAAATGGTGGCTTTAAGGTAG